TCTGCCACCGCGGTGAGTGGGAGGGCGAGACCTAGCTCCGGGATTTTGGGATCATTTCGTTGGCAGCTAATTGGGCGGGCGAACGATTCGCTATTGGTGGGGGCTTGTCTGTTGCGTGTGTGGATTGCTCACGATGGCGGATTTGATGGCGGCTTTGCAATGCAGGGGTGAAGTGGGTGATCAGGGCGGACAAGCACGCCAAGATCAAGTTCTGCTGCGTGCAGTCCAAGGCCGCGGAGCCGTACCTGAGGCTGGTTGGCCTGGACCGAGAGGACGTCCTGCGGCGTGTGCTCTTCGTAGAGGGACCCGAGGCCTACTACGAGGGCTCTACGGGTTAGTATTTCTCTGATATATTTAGAACATGTTCTTGGTTAATTGTGTAGTATGAACAGACTAGCACTGCGTTGCTCGGAGGCTGTTCATTCCATGATACGAAGAATGCTGGTAGCAGCTATGAAAAATTTCAGCTAGAAGGATGATACCACCACTAGGATTTATGTTATGTGCCCATCTATTTTTACTAAATTGGTATGAACGAGATAGAGATCAAGTTTAACTCCAGACTCCAGTGAAGTTTTTATCTATTCTTCTAATGCGTGTTCCATGATACTGTCATGGTGGCTACCTGAATTTCTATGATGTTTCAGTAACATGTGTGAACATGTGACATTGGTCATGACTAATGACTTTAGATTACCTTTGTGCTTCTTGTGGATGCTTATAATTTGGGTCAGTAACAGGGTTTAACAGCTAGCTTTGGAAGGATAGCAACATATCAAGCCTTATATTTATCAGTTAGGAGTATCAGTGAACTCATCCAATTTCAGTTAGTTTTGTGCCATCAGGTTCTTTTGTATTATTGGACACATGCTTTCTTTGCCCAAACTATTGCAGTCACAGCCATCTTGCCATCCTGCATTAAAGTTGGGCAAGTCTTTGAAGTTTGAAGTCACAATTATTTATAAGCTTCGCCCCTCATGGCATTGATTAATCTAAGAGTATGCCAAGAGCTCCATGTGTTCAATACATCTATAACAGATAGGGTGATACTCATTTAGCCAGGAGAAAAGACTGCAATTTGGCCTGTCTATGTACTTTTGAACTGTGCAGCAACTGTTTCTCTTCATAGTAATGTGCATTATCTATAGTTTTGGTACTAAcactttcattttttttttactACAGCTGCACTGAAAGTTGCATCATACCTGCCTCTTCCCTACTCAGTCCTGAGCTCCTTGCTGATCGTCCCCACTCCACTGCGTGATTCAGTCTATGATTACATTGCAAAGAACCGCTACAACTGGTTTGGCAAAGATGATAAGTGCATCGTTACCAAGGACAAGGACATTCTTGAGCGCTTCATCGACAGGGAGGAAATTCTTGG
The genomic region above belongs to Panicum hallii strain FIL2 chromosome 4, PHallii_v3.1, whole genome shotgun sequence and contains:
- the LOC112889692 gene encoding uncharacterized protein LOC112889692 encodes the protein MLARTVGGRAGPRLAPPLAGLLLRGYAPPTSSAAAADDLVIDKDPPRASSPSAATAASTVAATMPTVLQPRVLIYDGVCHLCHRGVKWVIRADKHAKIKFCCVQSKAAEPYLRLVGLDREDVLRRVLFVEGPEAYYEGSTAALKVASYLPLPYSVLSSLLIVPTPLRDSVYDYIAKNRYNWFGKDDKCIVTKDKDILERFIDREEILGGGPSSSFF